From the genome of Vanessa atalanta chromosome 30, ilVanAtal1.2, whole genome shotgun sequence, one region includes:
- the LOC125075397 gene encoding myb-like protein X, which produces MLRVYFSTLVKLLSGYLLFAANFEDFHTIAKKLAADKRPVVSTRNNQASPDSYYEYEDDYERSYENRPKNNHQLNKKRQKATSDTDTDPQIDFEELVERVKKRIEKELKDKYLKNIKQDDENKGDIDDNNEMVTNKENNSETLKHEKENKQKKSKVTEGVEETSPPEDDTEFIDEITDKPQRLNSNKTHTQEKIIMTKKDSYEDYKMPEKETDIYSSSEKARQKYENTNKRFKIEQNRQQKRHSNDSSESTSRQTRASTKRLKSHGKINSRTRKTTPNYDYKEKTNSDELETKTKKFDVVDETTLTSKEITKRAKSGTMLPTRERYKTVTPNYNAKLPTLVEKYDFDEPLPERDREREDLKYYGNPPARINKKIRLV; this is translated from the exons atgctGC GTGTGTATTTCTCGACACTCGTCAAGCTATTAAGCGGTTATCTTCTATTCGCTGCAAATTTCGAAGATTTCCATACGATCGCTAAAAAATTAGCTGCCGATAAACGACCTGTAGTTTCAACGAGAAATAATCAGGCAAGCCCAGATAGCTATTACGAATACGAAGACGATTACGAGAGATCATATGAAAACAGACCGAAGAACAATCaccagttaaataaaaaacgccAGAAAGCCACCTCAGACACAGATACAGATCCTCAAATAGATTTCGAAGAATTAGTCGAAAGAGTCAAGAAAAGAATTGAGAAGGaacttaaagataaatatttgaaaaatataaaacaagacGATGAGAACAAAGGCGACATTGACGACAATAATGAAATGGTTActaataaggaaaataattcTGAAACTTTAAAAcacgaaaaagaaaataaacagaagaaatcaaaagtaacggaAGGAGTTGAAGAAACGTCACCACCAGAAGACGACACGGAATTTATCGATGAAATCACAGATAAACCTCAAAGACTTAATTCGAATAAAACTCACACACAAGAA AAAATCATCATGACTAAGAAAGACAGCTACGAAGATTACAAAATGCCAGAAAAGGAAACTGATATTTACTCGAGTTCAGAAAAGGCGCGTCAGAAATAtgagaatacaaataaaagattCAAAATCGAACAGAACAGACAACAGAAACGTCACAGCAATGACAGTTCCGAATCTACGTCACGTCAAACCAGAGCCAGCACGAAGAGACTCAAAAGTCACGGTAAAATTAATTCTAGAACGAGAAAAACAACGCCAAACTACGATTACAAGGAGAAAACAAATTCCGACGAGCTTGAAACGAAAACAAAGAAATTCGACGTGGTCGATGAAACGACcttaacatcgaaagaaattaCGAAAAGAGCTAAATCTGGTACAATGCTACCAACACGAGAAAGATATAAAACTGTAACGCCAAATTACAACGCAAAACTGCCAACGTTAGTCGAGAAATATGATTTCGATGAACCTTTACCGGAGAGGGATCGCGAAAGGGAGGATTTGAAATACTACGGGAACCCTCCCGCtcgtatcaataaaaaaatacgtctaGTATAA